In Exiguobacterium sp. 9-2, the genomic window ATGGGAATGAATTCGTCGTCTTAGCAGCACTCGAACAGGAACAGGAATTCGAACAATATGCGGAAGATTACGCTCGCATCGTCACGGAAGCGATTGAGCAACCGATCGTTGGTGTTGCAGCCGAACCGATTCAGGTGACGGCATCATCTGGCGTCAGTCTTCTGACCGGTGATATGGCAAGTCGCCAGACACAAATCTACGCAGCAGAAGCCTTGATGCAACAAGTCAAACAAGAGGGGAAACAGCGAACCTCATTTGTTAATCCAAATCGGAATGCGGAACAGCATCCATTTGCATCAGTTCTTGAATCAGAGCTTTCGCATGCACTAGAACGGGGACAATTCGAGCTCTACTATCAATGGATCGTTGATGCGAAACAAGAACGCTACGTCGCGGTCGAAGCGCTTCTACGCTGGAATCATCCTGTGCTTGGGTTCGTCAGTCCGACGGATTTTATTCCGATTGCCGAGAAGATGGAGATTTTCCCAGACATCGGTCGATTTACGATCTGTCAGGCGATCCTGGATCAACGGCGCTTGGAGGAGACATTTGGACGTAAGATTTCCGTCGCCGTCAATCTATCGGCAAGCCAGTTCGAGTCGGATCAACTCTTTTCAGAATTACTGAGACTGACAGAAGAATCGTATTTCCCGGACGAACGACTCATTCTTGAAATACGGGAGGAAGTATTGCAGACGCGTCGTCGTTTTGCAATCAAACGTTTGGAGCAGCTGCGCCAAGCAGGCTACCGTCTGACGGTCGATCATTTCGGTAGTCACTACGCGTCACTTAATTCGTTATTGCGTTTACCAGTCCAAGCAGTCAAGCTCGATCCAATCTTTACACGTCGACTCGTGCAAAATCAGTTAGAGCGTTCGATGATTCGCTCTGTTCATTCCTTGACGTCGACGTTAAACATCGCGCTCGTGATTCAGGAAGTCGAGACCACGTCGCAATTGCAACAGATTCAAGTGTTGGATGAGCAACTTTATATGCAAGGCTACGAGGTCCATCACCCTCAGCCGATTGAACAATTACTCATCGAGGACATCGTTCGAGGGCGTGCTGAGGTTTAACCGTTCTTCAGTCGGGAATACATTAAAATGTGGAACAAGTACATTTTAAGGGGGATGCCAAATGGCTGATCAACATGATAAAGAGACGGACCCGATTACTTCAGGAAACCGGATGACGAAGGATGAGATTGCCGGACGTGACCCGCAAGACAATACGGAGGTTCCGGAAAAATCGAAGGATGAAAAAGAAACGAAGCATCAAGATCAAGAAGCTGAGAAAACAGAACGACCAGATGACGAAGCTTCAAGTGAAGAGGCACCCGATTTGTCGCATGCTTCTGATGAAGATGGCGATGTCGAGCCATCCGATGAAGAGAACCAACAAGGTTAAAAATGACTAAAATAAAGGGCAATCGATGTCCGGCAGAAATGCCACACGTCGATTGCCCTTTTTAATGTATTATTTTTAAACGGTTACTCGCCACTCCCACCGCCATCACTTCCACCATCGAATCCACCGTCAATTCCGCCATCTGTCGCATGTGACGTATCGGTCAAATCAACAGGGAAGAGCAAGAACGGAGTCGCATCGGCGCTATCCGGCGGAAGAATCGAAGATGGGAAGAGTTGTTGCAGGATCGTTTGTTGACTCAAGTATAATCGGATCGCCGTCAAATAGACCAAGTCCCTCCGGTACTTAAAACGTAAATCGGAGCGTAACGTCTCTGCCATCTGTTGGAGTGCCGAAGCATGAATGTTGGGGTCGCCGAGTAGTGCAAGCATTCCGT contains:
- a CDS encoding EAL domain-containing protein → MNNSHIRYEALHPLVEEILEKLSERIGVNTLFFALNDSYSNFVVKAINQERQLIEEGSTHVFQHVLCKLVVDETDGKVSINELLNDPLTVNHPVTKALGNGSFLGVAIKNAENEKIGTLCAFDDQPFDFKEQDIALVERYADIISKSINVETYVIKDALTDVYNERYMNRLISSVTIHPAFLMVLNLDRFHAINATHGYRAGNEVLREIANRLKYVPLPNHVVGRMDGNEFVVLAALEQEQEFEQYAEDYARIVTEAIEQPIVGVAAEPIQVTASSGVSLLTGDMASRQTQIYAAEALMQQVKQEGKQRTSFVNPNRNAEQHPFASVLESELSHALERGQFELYYQWIVDAKQERYVAVEALLRWNHPVLGFVSPTDFIPIAEKMEIFPDIGRFTICQAILDQRRLEETFGRKISVAVNLSASQFESDQLFSELLRLTEESYFPDERLILEIREEVLQTRRRFAIKRLEQLRQAGYRLTVDHFGSHYASLNSLLRLPVQAVKLDPIFTRRLVQNQLERSMIRSVHSLTSTLNIALVIQEVETTSQLQQIQVLDEQLYMQGYEVHHPQPIEQLLIEDIVRGRAEV